Below is a window of Cytobacillus firmus DNA.
CTCGAAAAAATCTTCTTCAACCTTTTCCCCTGTCCAACGATATAGCTGTTCAACTTGATCATCAGCTAAAGCTTTTGTTGGGAAAATATATAATGCTCTTGCATTTTCATTCTCTAATAGCCCATGTAAAATAGGTAAATTAAATGACAGTGTTTTTCCTGAAGCAGTCTGTGTAACAAGCACAACATCCTTGTTTTTTCTAACTGCATTATATGTATCAGCCTGATGGGTAAAAAGGGATTCTATATTCATCTGTTTGAGGGCATGGCATAAACTTTCTGGCAATTCATCGTAAATCTCCCCAAAAACAGGATCACTCTCCGGAATGCTATGGACGAATATTTCAGCACGCTCCTTTTGGCTCACCTGCTTCAATTTTTCGATAACTTCAATGGAATCAAACTCACTTGAGCTTAGCCCTGGAATTCTTTTATCCAATAAAACTTCAACTTCTGCGGGATCGATTGATATCTCATTATGACATTTAGGACAATAGACGGCATCGTCTTTATTCTTCATCCATTCGTTTGCTTCATCAATACCCCTCCATGAACCCGCTTCCAAAGCAGCTCCCACTTTATACTCACAAAGCCTATATTCACCTGCAGATAATACCTTTCGACTCAACTGATAACCTTTTAGCAATGAACCGCAAGTACACTGTAGATATGGCATATATCTTCCTCCAAATTTATAAATTGATATTCCAATAAAATTCTAAAATATTGTATTTATAGTATACCAGAAATAGGCAGTGTTAAAGCCGATGTTAAAATCCCCATAATAGCCGGAATAAAATTCCCCATCTAAAATAGAACCATAGTGATTGAGAGGAGCTATGGTTTGTGAAGACTAGAGGGGAATTTTTTATGATTAAGGAAATGTATAAGAGAGGTATGAGCATTTCAGACATAGCAAGAGAGCTGAAAATGGACTGGAAGACAGTAAAAAAATACATCAGTTCAGCTACGGTACCCACTGGAAAGAAAAGAAAAAGAAGCAGTAAACTTGATGCCTTTAAAGATTACATTGATAGGAGAATGATGGAAGACCAGGTATTTAACTCGGAAAAGATTCTTTCAGAAATTAAAGCACTAGGTTATCAGGGGGGCAAAACCATATTAAAAGACTACATGCAGCCTTTTAGGAAACAGGCCAAAAAGAAATATACGGTCCGTTATGAAACCCTTCCGGGTCAACAGATGCAGGTAGACTGGAAAGAAGTCGGAGAAGTCATCCTTGATGGGAGAAAGGTAAAGCTATCAATGTTTGTAGGCATTCTCGGATATTCCAGGATGAAATACGCAGCGTTCACCTTATCTCAAGATCAAGAACATGTAATGCAATGTTTGATTAACAGCTTCAAATATCTTGGAGGAGTCCCCTCCTCTGTATTGTTTGATAATATGAGGACGGTCACGGATGGCAGGGATCAAGGAATAGTTAAGTGGAATAAACGATTCTCGGAATTCGCAGCCTACTATGGTTTTATTCCAAAGGCCTGTAGACCTTACCGTGCTCAGACAAAAGGCAAGGTCGAAAGAGCAATCCAGTATATCATGAATAACTTTTACAATGGAACGAAGTTTGAGAGCCTGGAGGAATTAAATCAACTTCTTTTTAGGTGGCTGGATGCAGTAGGAAATCGAAAAAGAAACGAAACAACCGGTTATTCTCCACAAGAAAGGTGGACAGAGGAAAAGCTTCAGCCCATTCATGATAAGAAAGAATATGATACTAGTTATATTTCTTTTAGAAAGGTCCATTGGGATTCGAGTTTCTCTTATAAAGGCGAACACTGGATATTGTCCTCTAAATATGCAGGAAAAGAGATTTTAGTTAAGGAATCCTTGGCTGGTTCCATCAAGATATTCTACCAGGGAGAGGAAATTGGAATTCAGCAACGACGTAAAAAGATAATTCCATTCTCCGAGAAAATAAAAAAGAAACAGACTGTCGTGGTTGGCGCCCCTCAGCCTGTTTCTGTGGAAGTGGATACACGTTCCCTTTCAATCTACGACGAATTCACCAAAGGTGAATCCTCATGAGAAAGAAAATAAGGGAATATAGCCACAAGTTGAACTTGCCCGTAATAGCGGACCGATGGTCCATATTGGCCGAGCAAGCATCTAAAGATAATGTACCATATTCGCAGTTTTTATTCAGCCTTCTTGAATTAGAAATCATAGAAAAGCAGGAAAGAACGATGAAGACACTGCTAAAGTTTGCGAAATTTCCTTACAGGAAAACGATGGACGATTTTGATTTTACAGTACAGCCAAACATTGATGAGAGAAGGATTAAAGAGTTAATGAATCTGTCCTTTTTAGAGGAAAATGAAAACCTTATTTTCCTCGGGCCACCTGGCATAGGAAAAACTCACCTAGCAGTGGCGATTGGACTTGAAGCAGTTTCGAAGGGGCTAAAAACCTATTTCATTACATTGAGTGATATGGTTTCGCAATTAAGAAAAGCAGAACAGAACGAGAAACTTGAAAGAAAGATACGATCGTTTGTTAAACCTTCAGTTTTGATAATTGATGAAATAGGATACCTTAACCTAGATCCTCAAAGTGCTCATTACCTGTTTCAAGTAATTTCAAGAAGATACGAACGTGGCTCGATTATACTTACCTCCAATAAAGGGTTTGGTGAGTGGGGAGAAATGGTGGGAGATCCCATTATTGCGACAGCTATGCTAGACCGTCTTTTACACCATTCAAGGATTTTCAATCTAAAAGGTAATAGTTATAGGCTTAAGGAAAAGCAAATGAAGACACAGAAGGACTGAAAAGTCCTTCTGGGGAATTTTAAACCGGCGATTTTGAGGAAGATACAACCGGCCTTGACAGGCAGTCAAAAATTTAGTAAGGTTATTTGATAAACTGAGCAAATAACACGGGTATATGGTTGTGTTTCTTTGCTTCCTCATGGTTCCTTACTGTTCTAACCTGTAAATATGAACTGAAATAATCAACGAGCACTATTTTTCAGTATAAAATTAATTTCTTTCAAAAAAATTGCACCTAAATTTTTTATAATGCTTGCCTTTAAAAATATAGTAGAAAAAAAGGGAAAGTCCTCTATATACCTAAGTGGAAACAAAATAAAAACAGCATGCCTAAATTGTCATGCTGTTTTTTTATAATTATTAATGAACCATCAATAAAGCATCTTCAAACGGAGCAAAAAACTTCCCCTTAGGTGCGATACAATCGCTATCCTGAAATCTTGATTCTCCATTCACTTCATAACTGCCTTTTGAAAAAAAATCAAACAAGCCACATTCTTTATACATGCTGATAAACTCGGCCTGCAATTCTCTTAATAACTGGTAATATCCCTTTTCATCCATAAATGTCGTTATCTTCATCAAGAATAAAGTTGCATTTTATTGCTTCTTGAAATTCTTCATAATGCTCAGTTGCAACCATTATGTTTAACTGGTTTTTGTCAATAACATTGAATCATTCTTATTTGGTCATAGGCTCCTTTTACAATATTTAAAAGGATGTCTTCAATCTCTTTTTCTTTAGTGAGGTTCATTGTTGTATTTAACATTCTGGTAATCCCATTTTATGTAGTAGGCCAGTTAAAATCTTTTTTGTAATAAAGCTTTTTAAGTTTCGCTAAATCGTGTTCCCATTCTGTTATGGCATGATGAAATTTATTTAAGCCATTCTTTTGGCCTTTCCTCAATTTAACATTATATGCGATGGTATAGGCAATTTTCTTCAGTCCTAGCTTTGGTACTGCCTTGTCAAGGATTTCCCATCTTCTAGCTCTCGTTAATCCGCTAATTTGGTATCCCATCATTTTTAAATCACTTTCTTCATTTAGTACTTTCTCATCAGATTCTACTACTGTTGATTTATTGTCTTTAACTTCTGTACTTGGCCAGACAAATGAACTTGTGCTTATGGAGGTAACAGCACCTGGCACTATTTCTTGGTAAGACTTGCACTTCATTTTATCTTTTTCGATAAATGCCTTTCTCCTGTTAGAACTTACATATAAATCTGACTCCACATAACGCTCAATCATCTGGTCACTTCGATATTTAAAGAGAGGCAAAGAACAATATCTTTTCTTCAGTTTGTACTTTTCAGTCAAATAAGTAATTAGTGTTGAATCTACACTGTATAAATCATTTAGAAACTTCAGAGGTTCGGGCTGGTTCTTTATAGCTTTCACTTTATTGATAATGGATTCCTTCTCAAAGTCTAATAGTGTGACGGCTTGTGTGAATTGTAAAATCTCGTCTTGTAAACCAGCTTGGCCATCCTGTCCTTCATCCGAAATATAATAATACAGTGAAATACCTTTTGATTGTTCATCAAACCACCTTAAACTATCACCACCAACATCGATAAGATCTCCGTCCAAATTAAACAAGAAACAATACCAAAGAAAAAAAGTGAAATCATCACGAGTTAAAGAACTATCAAGAAAGCCCCATTCAACATCCAAAATATGATTTAACGCTGATTTAACCTCATCTTCCAATCTATATGAAAATAGTAAACGCAAATATTTCGTTATGATAACAGGCTCATTTAAAAGAAGTACGAAATCGAACATTTTTTCGTGATTTTCTTTTAAGAAATTATAAATGGCATCATGAAGATTAGATGACCTAAGTCCAACTAATATAT
It encodes the following:
- the istA gene encoding IS21 family transposase, which codes for MKTRGEFFMIKEMYKRGMSISDIARELKMDWKTVKKYISSATVPTGKKRKRSSKLDAFKDYIDRRMMEDQVFNSEKILSEIKALGYQGGKTILKDYMQPFRKQAKKKYTVRYETLPGQQMQVDWKEVGEVILDGRKVKLSMFVGILGYSRMKYAAFTLSQDQEHVMQCLINSFKYLGGVPSSVLFDNMRTVTDGRDQGIVKWNKRFSEFAAYYGFIPKACRPYRAQTKGKVERAIQYIMNNFYNGTKFESLEELNQLLFRWLDAVGNRKRNETTGYSPQERWTEEKLQPIHDKKEYDTSYISFRKVHWDSSFSYKGEHWILSSKYAGKEILVKESLAGSIKIFYQGEEIGIQQRRKKIIPFSEKIKKKQTVVVGAPQPVSVEVDTRSLSIYDEFTKGESS
- the istB gene encoding IS21-like element helper ATPase IstB, yielding MRKKIREYSHKLNLPVIADRWSILAEQASKDNVPYSQFLFSLLELEIIEKQERTMKTLLKFAKFPYRKTMDDFDFTVQPNIDERRIKELMNLSFLEENENLIFLGPPGIGKTHLAVAIGLEAVSKGLKTYFITLSDMVSQLRKAEQNEKLERKIRSFVKPSVLIIDEIGYLNLDPQSAHYLFQVISRRYERGSIILTSNKGFGEWGEMVGDPIIATAMLDRLLHHSRIFNLKGNSYRLKEKQMKTQKD